The DNA window TCCATTTGTAAGTCATGTTCACTGCAATAGGGATGCCTGTCTCACGCGCAACATCTACAGCGATTGCGGCTTCTTTCGCAGAAAACATCGTTTCAAGGCAGAGAAAATCCACACCCTCTTCTGCGAGGGTATGGATAACCAATTTATGCGCTTCTCTCGCATCAGCGTTTGGAATGCCAAAAGTGGTATCTCCGCTGTCGGCTTCAATGGCACCAGGCGAGGGCCCGACAGAACCTGCAATGTAGACCGCTCTGTCGCTCTGTGCGACCGCTGCTTTGGCGTGTTGAACGGCGAGGCGTGTGAGCCGTTTGGCATCGGATAGGTCTTGTCCAGCCATCTCTAAGTGGAGTGGAGATGCCACGAATGTGTTTGTCCCAATCGCTTCAGCACCTGCCTTGATATAATCCGAGTGAATGTCAATAACAGCAGTCGGATGTAGGCTGTTGGCGAGTGCACTGTTGGCGAGTTCTATATCCCGTGCGAATAGCTGCGAACCGAATCCACCGTCGTATAAAATCGGTTCCTCAGACTTCAAGCGTTCTTGAAAGTTTTTAATTTTACCTTGCGGTTCGATGAGATGTGCGATTGGTTTCACGTTCCTTTCCGTATATCTGAAGAAACACCCAAGCAAAAACCCTTCCATTCTTTTGCCTTCCTTAGAAGGTTGTGGGCATAGGTTTGAATTGACACCCTTCCACGAATACATCAAAGAAATCGGGGGTTGTCTCTAATTCAATATGTTCAATATTGTCGACAAACGCTTCAATATCAGCGCGCTTTTGATCAGAGAGGAGGACAGCCGTCGCGCCCGCTATCGCTGCATTACCGATCTTAACGACATTCGTTTCTGGGACAGGGGCGAGAAATCCGATTTCAATAGCATCCTGTAGGTTAACGTAATTGGCAAAGCCGCCGGCTAAAAAGAGCCTCTTAATGTCTTCAGGCGCGCAACCGAAGTGCCGCAGAACGATATATTGTCCACAGTAATTTGCCGCCTTTGCTTGCGCCAAATTGCTCGCGTCCGCGCGTGAGAAAGTAATACCGTGTTCCGGCAAAACGGACATGACGCGTTGTTTTCTATCTGCAAATGCGCCTTTCGGGCTCATCTGGTTGTTCCGGCGCAGCTCAGCAAGGAGCGAAATCAACCCAGAACCGCATAACCCTTGCGGTGCTTCCCCCTCAATTGTCTCACAATTGAACTGACCCGCGTTCCATTTCACAGACTCAATCGCACCCGGGTAAGCGGGCATTCCGTATTCAATGCCGCCGCCTTCAAATGCAGGACCCGCAGGACATGACGCAGCGACCATCCGTTCCGCATTTCCGACAACGACCTCTGTATTCGTCCCGACATCCACCAACATAATCACCTCATCCTGCACAGGGATATCGATCGAGACTAAATCCGCCGCAACATCTGCCCCGACATGGCTCGCAATCAGCGGTAAACTGTAGACCATCGCTTTCGGGTTCGCACGGATACCCAAGCGGCGCACTTTTTCAGTAAGAGAGGTGGTTGCGCGGGTCCCGTCCCGATACGCATGCTCAATCAGAGATTTATACGGCTTTTGACCAATGCTCTGAACATCCTGCTTAAAGAAGATATCGCGCATCGTTGTGTTCCCCGCAACCACGATTTCATAAATCTCCTGGCGGACGAAATTGTGGCGTGCGCACA is part of the Candidatus Poribacteria bacterium genome and encodes:
- a CDS encoding DUF4445 domain-containing protein yields the protein MTWVLMDTVKTPWHVSHSPNNSLRNRTKSGRMKKIDKVEYEKRLNKITQIFEELVVHADEQSTYRCPYKNRFDQCTAKFGCRNQRKIDEGTGLLCVGDDKLDYRSAWETEASGQPADIHSTGTITCDGQAYQLTPGKTVFDYADDLTVQVPTSCFRTGQCHECIVEIKRGMDSLQPPNEAEAFLRDNYRLACQAVVLDIDKEIEFTPLRRTPRILTHTVTLEGSEFKLDPRVTHRDGVVYYNDEPIDRYRGHLYGLALDIGTTTVVANLVDLENGKTVSVSSFENPQRFGGSDIMNRISYDGEFQGELRRSLLAALNSEIMEMCARHNFVRQEIYEIVVAGNTTMRDIFFKQDVQSIGQKPYKSLIEHAYRDGTRATTSLTEKVRRLGIRANPKAMVYSLPLIASHVGADVAADLVSIDIPVQDEVIMLVDVGTNTEVVVGNAERMVAASCPAGPAFEGGGIEYGMPAYPGAIESVKWNAGQFNCETIEGEAPQGLCGSGLISLLAELRRNNQMSPKGAFADRKQRVMSVLPEHGITFSRADASNLAQAKAANYCGQYIVLRHFGCAPEDIKRLFLAGGFANYVNLQDAIEIGFLAPVPETNVVKIGNAAIAGATAVLLSDQKRADIEAFVDNIEHIELETTPDFFDVFVEGCQFKPMPTTF